A segment of the Deltaproteobacteria bacterium genome:
CGCCGCCGTCTCGGACGTCGTCATCGACAACTTCAGCGCGCGCGTGATGACCAACCTGGGGCTCGACTACGACACGCTCGTGCGGCTCCGGCCGGACATCATCTGCGTGCGCATGACGGGCTTCGGGCTCACCGGCCCCGACCGCGACCACGTGAGCTACGGGCCAACGCTCCAGGCGCTCACCGGCTACACCCTCCTCATGGCCGAGCCGGGCGGCCCGCCGGCGGGCTTCGGCTACTCGTACTCGGACCTGGCGGGGGGGAACCTGGGCGCGCTCGCCGTGCTCGCCGCCATCTGGCACCGGCGGCGGACGGGGCGCGGGCAGCTCGTCGATCTGGCGCAGCTGGAGACGGCGGCGAGCGTTCTCGGCCCGGTGCTGCTCGACCGCGCCGTGCACGGCGGCGCGTCGGCGCCGGCCGGGAACGCGTCGCAGGAGGCGCCCGGCGCCCCGCACGGGGTCTATCCGTGCGCCGGCGAGGAGCGCTGGATCGCGATCACGGTGTTCACCGACACGGAGTGGGAGCGCTTGGGCGAAGCGGTCGGCCGCCCGGCGTGGACGCGGGATGCGCGCTTCGCAACCGGAGCCGGTCGCCTCCGTCACGCCGCGGAGCTGGACCGACACGTCACGGAGTGGACGCGCGGGCAGAAAGCCGAGGAGGCGATGGTGCTACTCCAGCGCGCCGGCGTCGCGGCGGGCCTCGTCGCCAACGCCGAGGACCTGTGCGCGCGCGACCCGCAGCTCGCCGCCCGCCGCCACTTCGTGGACGTGCCCACGCCGGAGGGACGGACGGTGTGGATCGACGGCCCGCCCTTCGTGCTGTCCGAGACGCCGGCCGCCGTGAGCGGCCCGGGCCCGCTCCTCGGCGAGCACGCGGACGAGGTGCTGTCGGGGCTGCTCGGTATCGGCGCCGAGGAGATCGCCGCCCTGCGCGCTGCGGGGGTGCTCGGCTGACCGGCCTACGGCGTACGACCGGCGCCCGGTTTCGCTGCCATCCTGTCGACCACA
Coding sequences within it:
- a CDS encoding CoA transferase, producing MRPLDGIRVLDFTWVVAGPVTTRILADLGADVIKVERRGSLDFGDRRGGLSGTLMRGKRSILLDLNDARGLDLARRLAAVSDVVIDNFSARVMTNLGLDYDTLVRLRPDIICVRMTGFGLTGPDRDHVSYGPTLQALTGYTLLMAEPGGPPAGFGYSYSDLAGGNLGALAVLAAIWHRRRTGRGQLVDLAQLETAASVLGPVLLDRAVHGGASAPAGNASQEAPGAPHGVYPCAGEERWIAITVFTDTEWERLGEAVGRPAWTRDARFATGAGRLRHAAELDRHVTEWTRGQKAEEAMVLLQRAGVAAGLVANAEDLCARDPQLAARRHFVDVPTPEGRTVWIDGPPFVLSETPAAVSGPGPLLGEHADEVLSGLLGIGAEEIAALRAAGVLG